Within Agarivorans litoreus, the genomic segment CAGTTTGCTTACCGTGACGATGCTATATCGGTGCTGTTTAACGAAGCAAAAGTAAACCAGCTGTTGATGCAAGCTCAATTGCGTTTATGGGGAAAGCAACGCCCAGATATCGTATTGTGGTATGCCAGCGAGCAGAACTTTAACCGAGCATTGTTAGCCGATAGTGCTCAACAAGATTGGTTAGAGGCTGGCCGGAAACGGGCGCAGCTACTAGGTTTACCTGTTCGCCTTCCTGTTATGGATTTAGAAGATACTATGGCGGTGAGCGTCAATGATGTATGGGGCGGTTTTGATGGCCCATTGTACGCAGCTAGTGAGCGTTATTCTGTGCCACTTATCCTGAGCTTTCGCCAATATCCGCAAGGTCAAAATTGGCAGATCCAATGGCGATTGTTAGACAGCGCAAGCCAAATACAACTTGATAGCGGCCAAGTACAAGCGCCACTAGCAGACGTTAGCGCAGCTGCTATGAGTGCAGTAAGCGCCAGTTTGGCCGAACGCTATGGCGTGATATTAGGCGAGAATGCCGATGAAGCAATATTGGTTAGCTTTACTAACATAACCAGCATGAACAAATATGTTGAGCTGGAGCGCTTTCTTAACCAGCAACCTAGTGTGGCAAGAGTAACCTTACACAATGTAAAACAAGACACGTTTACTTTTGAGGTGCAATTGCTTAGCCCTTGGGAAGACCTTAAATCTTCACTTGATATTGCCCCGCGCCTGCAAGCGGATGAAACGCGAACAAAGTTTTATTTTTACCAATAGCAAAAATTTTTCATCTTAATAGCGAGCTGGTACAATACCGTAAGTTTTGTATCAGCCATTATTTATCAATTTGAGCTTTTCCCCGCAATTATCACTTCCTGTACTTTTACCTGATGATGAAACCTTGGTGAGTTTTTACCCAGGCGACAATCAACAGCTTTTAAGTGCACTGCGCAATCTTGCTTTAGATAAAGGCGAGAGGATGCTTTATTTGTGGGGCAGTGAAGGGTCGGGGCGAACCCATTTGTTGCATGCCAGTTGCACTGAAATGGCCGACGTTGGCGCAGCAAGTGCTTATTTACCCTTAGAGCGTCATGCGGCTATGTCTCCTAAAATGCTTGAGGGTCTAGAAAGTATGGCTTTGGTGTGTTTAGACAACATTGACGCGATTGTGGGCATTTCGGCTTGGGAAGAGGCGATTTTTGATTTTTATAATCGCCGAAAAGAATTAGCGTCTACCACCCGTTTAATTGTTACCGCCAATGCGCCAGCACCTCAGCTGTCTTTTGCCTTGGCCGATTTACAGTCTCGTTTAAACTGGGGCGTAACCTATAAATTACATGAGCTAGATGACGAGCAAAAGCTGAGTGCTTTGCAACTACGGGCAGAATTACGTGGTTTGAAGATGCCATTAGAGGTGGCTCGTTTTCTGTTAAAGCGTTTATCGCGTGATATGCCTACTTTGCTAAACAAGCTTGATCTGTTAGACCAAGCTTCCATTACTGCTCAACGAAAGTTAACCGTTCCCTTTGTGAAAGAGATCTTAGAGCTTTAGTCTTTAGCTTTATCCTTTAGCTTCTTTAATCCTATCCCTAGCTCTTTACCGCGAAACTTCGCGTACTGTAACCCAAACCAAAACGCACTGAGTACTAATACTAATTCTACTGCAGCTAACCAGCGTTCGGTGTCGGACACGACTAACAGCGTGGTGCTGTGAAGCACATATAGCAGCAGCACAAAACAACTCCAGGCATAGGTATAAGGTTTACCGGCCAGAATGCCTTTTAGTGGGAACAGCAATGGCACGACCCAAAAGGCCAACATTAAACCTAGACTAATATCAACTGGTGGTGATAGCCATAAATGCCATAATAGCACCCAAGCCAGCAGCATTAAGTAACTGCTTTTGGCTATCAGTAATAATTGAGAAGTACTTAGCTTAGACAATCTCTAACACCTGTTCTGGTGGTCGGCCAATGCGCGCTTTATCTCGATTAATCACAATTGGGCGTTCAATCAGTTTAGGGTTTGCATGCATTGCCGCTACCAGTTGAGCAGGAGTAAGCGATGCATCGGCTAAATTCAATTCTTTATAGAGCGCCTCTTTAGTGCGCATTAACTGCCGAGGCTCAAATTGCATCATGTCCAGTATCTTGGTGATATCTGCTTCACTCGGAGGTGTTTCTAGATAAAGCACAATTTCTGGCTCGATGCCTTTTTCTTGAAGAAGCTGCAAGGTTTGGCGACTTTTAGAGCAGCGCGGGTTATGAAGGATTTTAATCGTAGACATGCTTGTTCCTTATGTACATCTTAGTTGAGCGATTCGAGCTCTTGCTCTGCGACTTTAAATTGTTCAATTCTGGCTTGAATACGAGCTTGCTCGAGATTGTTTTCTGTTAGGTTGTATGCGCTATGAAGTTCGTCAATGGCACGGCGATAATCAGAATACAAAGAAAGATACTCGGCCTGTGCAATATGGCTTGCGGCCATATTATTGAGCCTGCGTTGAGTGCGGCTAAGTTCTCCCCAAGCCAGGGCGTCATTTGGTTTTTCGCGCAGGTAGCGGTCTAACAGTTTAGCGCCTTCTTTAAACTGACCGTTTTCATTTAAGGCATGGGCTAGATTAAGCACAATAACTTGGTTATTGGGATAGCGAGTTTGTGCAACTTCTAAGCGCTTAATTGCTGGCTGGTAGTTTTTCATGGCCAAATCGATGTCAGTTTGAGTATCTATAACAAAAAGGTTATCAGGGTGGCGTTTGGCAAGACCATCAACGATGAGTTTTGACTCGCTATATTTTCCTATGCCAAAGAGAGCTAAGGCCTGACCATAAAGGGCTGCATCTTCAATTCGATATTCTTTACGCGCTATTACTCGGTTGTAGTGCTCTAAGGCTTCAGATGGAGAGAATGTACCATGACGTACGATAATACGAGCTTTGGCAAATTGGAACGCTAGCGAAGGTGCAACATATCGATTTGGGTATTGGTTAGCCCGAGCGCGTGCTTCACTGACTCGCGTTTCTGGTAATGGGTGGGTAATTAGCATTTGTGGTGGCTTGCTGGCGTAACGGTATTTCTCAGATAGCTTGCCAAAAAAGTTACCCATGCCCGTTGGGTCGTAGCCAGCATTTGCTAACGTTCGCAGGCCTATTCGGTCTGCTTCAAATTCATTAGCGCGGGTGTAGTTAATTGAGTTTTGCACACCTGCCGCCATGGTAGCTTGTAGTGCTGCGATACCAGCTACGGGGTTGGCTATGCCTAGCAATAAAGAACCTAACATGCCAGCCATTGATAAGTTTTGAGCCGCCGCTTGGTTTTCAATGCTGCGCGCAATGTGGCGCTGAGTGACGTGGGCGATTTCGTGAGCAATAACAGAAGCAAATTCACTTTCAGTATCGGCATATAAAAATAAACCGGTATGAATCTTTACGTAGCCACCGAGAAAAGCAGCAGCGTTTATTTCATTATCTGTGACTAAAAA encodes:
- a CDS encoding DUF2066 domain-containing protein codes for the protein MIRKWLLVLSLAVVMLPVQASLQEELYRIEAQATGDTQQDQRHAFELLVLRLTGEQASNANPLVTKARANINPYIQQFAYRDDAISVLFNEAKVNQLLMQAQLRLWGKQRPDIVLWYASEQNFNRALLADSAQQDWLEAGRKRAQLLGLPVRLPVMDLEDTMAVSVNDVWGGFDGPLYAASERYSVPLILSFRQYPQGQNWQIQWRLLDSASQIQLDSGQVQAPLADVSAAAMSAVSASLAERYGVILGENADEAILVSFTNITSMNKYVELERFLNQQPSVARVTLHNVKQDTFTFEVQLLSPWEDLKSSLDIAPRLQADETRTKFYFYQ
- the arsC gene encoding arsenate reductase (glutaredoxin) (This arsenate reductase requires both glutathione and glutaredoxin to convert arsenate to arsenite, after which the efflux transporter formed by ArsA and ArsB can extrude the arsenite from the cell, providing resistance.) — translated: MSTIKILHNPRCSKSRQTLQLLQEKGIEPEIVLYLETPPSEADITKILDMMQFEPRQLMRTKEALYKELNLADASLTPAQLVAAMHANPKLIERPIVINRDKARIGRPPEQVLEIV
- a CDS encoding M48 family metalloprotease, whose translation is MTRFAHFVLAGLLFGYVPLMSANNQLPEIGTAGASALSIDKEIMYGNAYMRIIRASSRMTNDPVLSEYVTELGNQLVAKADLVRTPFNFFLVTDNEINAAAFLGGYVKIHTGLFLYADTESEFASVIAHEIAHVTQRHIARSIENQAAAQNLSMAGMLGSLLLGIANPVAGIAALQATMAAGVQNSINYTRANEFEADRIGLRTLANAGYDPTGMGNFFGKLSEKYRYASKPPQMLITHPLPETRVSEARARANQYPNRYVAPSLAFQFAKARIIVRHGTFSPSEALEHYNRVIARKEYRIEDAALYGQALALFGIGKYSESKLIVDGLAKRHPDNLFVIDTQTDIDLAMKNYQPAIKRLEVAQTRYPNNQVIVLNLAHALNENGQFKEGAKLLDRYLREKPNDALAWGELSRTQRRLNNMAASHIAQAEYLSLYSDYRRAIDELHSAYNLTENNLEQARIQARIEQFKVAEQELESLN
- the hda gene encoding DnaA inactivator Hda, translated to MSFSPQLSLPVLLPDDETLVSFYPGDNQQLLSALRNLALDKGERMLYLWGSEGSGRTHLLHASCTEMADVGAASAYLPLERHAAMSPKMLEGLESMALVCLDNIDAIVGISAWEEAIFDFYNRRKELASTTRLIVTANAPAPQLSFALADLQSRLNWGVTYKLHELDDEQKLSALQLRAELRGLKMPLEVARFLLKRLSRDMPTLLNKLDLLDQASITAQRKLTVPFVKEILEL
- a CDS encoding DUF2069 domain-containing protein — its product is MSKLSTSQLLLIAKSSYLMLLAWVLLWHLWLSPPVDISLGLMLAFWVVPLLFPLKGILAGKPYTYAWSCFVLLLYVLHSTTLLVVSDTERWLAAVELVLVLSAFWFGLQYAKFRGKELGIGLKKLKDKAKD